Proteins encoded in a region of the Clostridium beijerinckii genome:
- a CDS encoding aldehyde dehydrogenase family protein yields the protein MNVKLENRYRLFINGEWRDASDGATIKTYNPANGEFLAEIADATEKDVDDAVNSARQAFVTWSKTTVVERANILNKIADIIKENAEYLATVETLDNGKPIRETTGADIPLAADHFRYFAGVIRADEGSATMIDENTLNLILSEPIGVVGQIVPWNFPFLMAAWKLAPVLAAGDVSVFKPSSTTSLSVLELMKLIQSIVPSGVINIITGKGSKSGEYLQNHECLDKLAFTGSTEVGRQIGLAAAKRIIPATLELGGKSANIFFSDANMDIALEGIQLGILFNQGQVCSAGSRIFVQEDFYDEFMEKAIAAFEKVKVGNPLDPNTQMGAQVSESQLKKILKYIEIGKQEGAKVATGGERFIEGDAKNGYFMKPTLLTDVTNDMRVAREEIFGPVGVVIKFKTEEEVIAMANDSEYGLGGGVFTTNLNRAIRVAKGIRTGRIWVNTYNTFPAGATFGGYKESGIGRETHKVILEAYTQKKNIIVNLSETPGGMYIK from the coding sequence ATGAATGTTAAATTAGAAAATAGATATAGATTATTTATCAATGGAGAATGGAGAGATGCTTCAGATGGAGCTACAATAAAGACTTATAATCCAGCTAATGGGGAATTTTTAGCTGAGATTGCAGATGCTACAGAAAAAGATGTAGATGATGCTGTTAATTCTGCAAGACAAGCCTTTGTTACATGGAGCAAAACTACTGTTGTAGAAAGAGCAAATATATTAAATAAAATTGCTGATATTATTAAAGAAAATGCAGAATACTTAGCTACAGTAGAAACTTTAGATAATGGAAAACCAATTAGAGAGACAACAGGAGCAGATATTCCATTAGCAGCAGATCACTTTAGATATTTTGCAGGTGTTATTCGTGCTGATGAGGGTTCTGCAACAATGATAGATGAAAATACTTTAAATTTAATATTAAGTGAGCCAATTGGTGTTGTAGGGCAAATAGTCCCTTGGAATTTTCCATTCTTAATGGCGGCTTGGAAGTTAGCCCCAGTGTTAGCAGCTGGAGATGTTTCAGTATTTAAGCCATCAAGTACTACTTCATTGAGCGTATTAGAGCTTATGAAACTAATACAAAGTATTGTTCCTAGTGGTGTAATTAACATTATTACAGGAAAAGGATCAAAGAGTGGTGAATATTTACAAAATCATGAATGTCTTGATAAATTAGCATTTACAGGATCTACAGAAGTTGGAAGACAAATTGGACTTGCTGCGGCTAAACGTATTATTCCTGCAACTTTAGAGCTTGGAGGAAAGTCAGCTAATATTTTCTTTAGTGATGCAAATATGGACATTGCATTAGAAGGTATTCAATTGGGAATTTTATTTAACCAAGGACAAGTTTGCTCTGCAGGTTCTAGAATATTTGTACAAGAAGATTTTTATGATGAATTTATGGAAAAAGCAATTGCTGCTTTTGAAAAAGTTAAAGTTGGAAACCCATTAGATCCTAATACTCAAATGGGAGCGCAAGTTAGTGAATCTCAACTTAAAAAAATTCTTAAATATATAGAAATAGGTAAACAAGAAGGAGCAAAAGTAGCGACAGGAGGGGAAAGATTCATCGAGGGTGATGCTAAGAATGGATACTTTATGAAACCTACTTTACTTACAGATGTCACTAATGATATGAGAGTAGCTAGAGAAGAAATATTTGGGCCAGTTGGAGTTGTAATTAAATTTAAGACAGAAGAAGAAGTCATTGCTATGGCAAATGATAGTGAATATGGTTTAGGTGGTGGAGTATTTACTACTAACTTAAATCGTGCTATAAGAGTTGCTAAAGGAATAAGGACTGGACGTATATGGGTTAACACTTATAATACTTTCCCAGCAGGTGCAACATTTGGTGGATACAAAGAATCTGGTATAGGCAGGGAAACTCACAAAGTTATACTAGAAGCGTATACTCAAAAGAAAAATATCATAGTTAATTTATCAGAAACTCCTGGTGGAATGTATATAAAGTAA
- a CDS encoding carbohydrate ABC transporter permease has product MRRNKTNWIVTTLMIAGALVAIIFPLYLTILIAVKSPQDMVPSALSFPKSLRFENFTEAIEMTNFFDALKNSLTITISVLILTILSNSLVSYAIARNRKKKFFNALYYYFLSAMFVPFPIIMLPLVKQVNMLNMDNIIGIICLYVVFGLPFNIFLYSGYIKSIPVSLEEAATIDGASTFQVFWRIIFPLLKPINATVAITTCLWTWNDFMLPLIILGKPEMATLPLVQYVFQSQFTTNYNLAFASYLLALLPMFIVYIFAQKWIRNGIVTGAVK; this is encoded by the coding sequence ATGAGGAGAAACAAAACCAATTGGATAGTAACTACGCTTATGATAGCAGGAGCTTTGGTGGCTATAATATTTCCATTGTATCTAACCATATTAATAGCTGTAAAATCTCCACAAGATATGGTACCAAGTGCTTTATCATTTCCAAAGTCATTACGTTTTGAAAATTTTACTGAAGCCATTGAAATGACAAATTTCTTTGATGCTCTAAAAAACAGTTTAACAATAACAATTTCGGTATTAATTCTTACAATACTTTCAAATTCTTTGGTTTCATATGCCATAGCTAGAAATAGAAAGAAAAAGTTTTTTAATGCATTATACTATTACTTTTTGAGTGCTATGTTTGTACCATTTCCAATAATTATGCTTCCTCTTGTAAAGCAAGTAAATATGCTAAATATGGATAATATAATTGGAATAATATGCTTATACGTTGTATTTGGATTACCTTTTAATATATTTTTATATTCAGGTTATATTAAATCAATTCCAGTTTCACTTGAAGAAGCAGCAACAATAGATGGTGCTTCTACATTCCAAGTATTTTGGAGAATAATTTTCCCTTTACTAAAACCTATTAATGCTACGGTTGCAATTACTACTTGTTTGTGGACATGGAATGATTTCATGTTGCCACTTATCATCTTAGGTAAGCCAGAGATGGCTACATTGCCTTTAGTTCAATACGTATTCCAGTCTCAATTTACTACAAATTATAATCTGGCTTTTGCGTCATACTTGCTAGCATTATTACCAATGTTTATAGTATACATCTTTGCGCAAAAATGGATAAGAAATGGCATTGTAACTGGAGCTGTTAAATAA
- a CDS encoding ABC transporter substrate-binding protein, which produces MNKKLKLLMSITISAVIGTSLLAGCGSKGGSTENGKVKLELFSTKAENKTILQSLANEFQEKNPNIEISINSPANAGTVLKTRLAKNDMPDLVSLGADVNYGALVDANALVDLTNDGILENIQKPYLDMLHGIASNDNGKIYGVPYATNADGVLYNKDIFSKLGLQIPKTWDEFMAVSKKIKDAGQLPLYLTLKDAWTGMCFWNVIASDLEPSNFLADKKAGKTTFEATHGEIVDKMETIGTLGQEDILGVSYNDGNAAFAQGKSAMYLQGNWAISEIKKANPNINIGMFPLPASNDPSKNNIISGIDVFFGITSKSKHSDEAKKFIEFMTQKENAQKYIKDQFAFSAVKDVTQDDQSVTDVQESFKNGKIGVFPDHYYPSSFDAASLVQGFYSKKDKAEFLKQLDTEYDKANSKQ; this is translated from the coding sequence ATGAATAAAAAATTAAAATTACTAATGTCAATTACTATTAGTGCAGTAATTGGAACTTCATTATTAGCAGGATGTGGTTCTAAGGGAGGCAGCACAGAAAATGGAAAAGTAAAATTAGAGTTATTTTCGACTAAGGCAGAAAATAAAACAATATTACAATCATTAGCAAATGAATTTCAAGAAAAGAATCCTAATATTGAAATTTCAATTAATTCACCTGCAAATGCTGGTACTGTTTTAAAAACAAGACTTGCTAAAAATGATATGCCTGATCTAGTATCGTTAGGTGCAGATGTAAACTATGGTGCACTAGTAGATGCAAATGCCCTTGTTGATCTTACTAATGATGGCATTCTTGAAAACATACAAAAACCATATTTAGATATGCTTCATGGCATAGCAAGTAATGATAATGGAAAAATATATGGAGTTCCATATGCTACTAATGCTGATGGCGTTCTATACAATAAAGATATATTTTCAAAGCTAGGATTGCAAATTCCTAAAACATGGGATGAATTTATGGCTGTATCGAAAAAGATTAAAGATGCAGGCCAATTACCACTTTATTTGACACTTAAAGATGCGTGGACTGGAATGTGTTTCTGGAATGTTATAGCTAGTGACTTGGAGCCTAGTAATTTCTTAGCTGATAAAAAAGCAGGAAAAACAACTTTTGAAGCTACACATGGAGAAATAGTGGACAAAATGGAGACTATAGGAACTCTTGGGCAAGAAGATATTTTAGGAGTATCATACAATGATGGTAATGCAGCCTTTGCACAAGGTAAATCAGCAATGTATTTACAAGGAAACTGGGCTATTAGTGAAATAAAAAAAGCAAATCCTAATATAAATATAGGAATGTTCCCATTACCTGCAAGTAATGATCCATCTAAAAATAATATAATATCTGGTATAGATGTGTTTTTTGGAATAACAAGTAAGTCAAAACACTCTGATGAAGCAAAAAAATTCATAGAATTTATGACTCAAAAGGAGAATGCTCAAAAATATATAAAAGATCAATTTGCATTTTCTGCAGTTAAAGATGTGACACAAGATGATCAAAGTGTAACAGATGTACAAGAAAGCTTTAAAAATGGAAAAATTGGCGTTTTCCCTGATCACTACTATCCAAGCTCATTTGATGCAGCAAGTTTAGTTCAAGGGTTCTATAGTAAAAAAGATAAGGCAGAATTTTTAAAACAACTTGATACTGAATATGATAAAGCTAATAGCAAGCAATAA
- a CDS encoding LacI family DNA-binding transcriptional regulator translates to MISNIKRPTIKDVAKKSNVSVATVSRIINNLDGYSEETRKKVIEAMDELGYQRNAIARNLKVKETRTIGVLRPKISTTYYVEILNGIEDFAQRNNYSVIICNGGDKWERMSEYLQVLSERQVDGLIVCSIPPDDTLCKRIIDSHIPTVLVSGLSYKYSLPYVKVDDYQAAYSATSYLIENGHKEIAIISGPTEDPIAGVPRLNGFLQALRDNNISIKKNLIKEKGFGFIDGVEGMNELLKTGEKFTAVFAASDDCAVGALSVAHKNGLKVPDDLSIVGYDNTNIAEMSYPPLTTVAQPLYDMGKKSVEMLIKRISNNEKVESIIMPFEIIERETVKKIKNI, encoded by the coding sequence ATGATTAGTAATATTAAAAGACCCACAATTAAAGATGTCGCTAAGAAATCCAATGTTTCTGTTGCCACAGTTTCTAGGATAATAAATAATCTAGATGGTTATTCAGAAGAGACTAGAAAAAAAGTAATTGAAGCTATGGATGAACTTGGTTATCAAAGAAATGCTATTGCAAGAAATCTCAAGGTTAAAGAAACACGAACTATTGGAGTGTTACGTCCTAAGATAAGCACTACATATTATGTAGAAATTTTAAATGGAATAGAAGATTTTGCGCAACGCAATAATTACAGCGTTATAATCTGTAATGGTGGAGATAAGTGGGAGAGAATGTCAGAATATCTTCAGGTATTATCTGAAAGACAGGTAGATGGATTAATTGTTTGCAGCATACCTCCAGATGATACTTTATGCAAAAGAATAATAGACTCACATATTCCAACAGTTCTTGTTTCAGGATTATCGTACAAGTATTCATTGCCTTATGTTAAGGTTGATGATTATCAAGCTGCTTATTCAGCAACATCATATTTAATTGAAAATGGCCATAAAGAGATAGCAATTATATCTGGACCGACTGAAGACCCTATAGCAGGAGTGCCACGTTTAAATGGATTTTTACAAGCATTAAGAGATAATAACATATCCATAAAGAAAAATCTTATTAAAGAAAAAGGGTTTGGCTTTATAGATGGGGTTGAAGGGATGAATGAACTTCTAAAGACAGGTGAGAAATTTACAGCTGTTTTTGCGGCATCTGATGATTGTGCTGTTGGAGCATTATCAGTAGCACATAAGAATGGTTTAAAAGTACCAGATGATCTATCTATAGTAGGTTATGATAACACAAATATAGCTGAGATGTCATACCCACCTTTAACAACAGTAGCACAACCTTTATACGATATGGGGAAAAAGTCTGTTGAAATGTTAATAAAAAGAATATCTAACAACGAAAAAGTTGAAAGCATAATAATGCCATTTGAAATTATAGAAAGAGAAACAGTTAAAAAAATTAAAAATATATAA
- a CDS encoding DUF4317 domain-containing protein, translated as MNKKDILELKRRLKKDDCTFTKMCGCYVDGQKDIVLKFKETFLNLREEEFFKYLEIAKKTLSGTVGNNILELNFPLDEEGIGGRQLSLMELKKSKLKDDSMLDSFYKMIINSYEYTGNFLILVFHDAYDVMTKTTDNSKLDESEEVYEYILCAICPVSLSKPALGYLEDENRIGARIRDWVVGPPDLGFVFPAFIDRSTDIHSIMYYTKDAKDPHPEFMEEALGCSSKQTATEQKETFQNIIRKAVGSDDEKSEHLFMEIQETLNTIVDDHTTVNGKNAEPIVLSNDNIQDILIESGVPEEITAKIEKSYTEAFGDTPPVAENLIDKKALAANEQRKKEEKLEKKVRILEERLEKTKLDALADSEKEAALESETESALNKILDSEPNSALKTESDTILEVASDSNLDENLDSETASDANNTENSEIETEVSDAPNYDIVLNVKPQKVSQIKSQIIDGKKCIIIPIDDDEQAKVNGVNALL; from the coding sequence ATGAACAAAAAAGATATATTAGAATTAAAAAGACGTTTAAAAAAAGATGACTGTACTTTTACTAAAATGTGTGGTTGTTATGTAGATGGTCAAAAAGATATTGTATTAAAATTTAAAGAAACTTTTTTAAATCTAAGAGAGGAAGAATTCTTTAAATATTTAGAAATTGCCAAGAAAACACTATCTGGAACAGTTGGAAATAACATTCTTGAACTTAACTTTCCTCTTGATGAAGAAGGCATAGGTGGCAGACAGCTTTCCTTAATGGAGCTAAAAAAAAGTAAATTAAAAGATGATTCTATGCTCGATAGCTTTTATAAAATGATTATAAATAGTTATGAATATACTGGTAACTTTCTAATACTCGTTTTTCACGATGCCTATGATGTTATGACAAAAACTACGGATAACTCAAAATTAGATGAATCTGAAGAGGTATATGAATATATATTATGTGCAATCTGTCCAGTATCACTTTCAAAACCAGCTCTTGGATATCTTGAAGATGAAAATCGAATTGGAGCTCGTATTAGAGATTGGGTAGTTGGTCCACCAGACCTTGGATTTGTATTTCCAGCATTTATAGATCGTAGTACTGATATTCATTCTATTATGTATTACACAAAAGATGCAAAAGATCCTCATCCTGAATTTATGGAGGAAGCTTTAGGTTGTAGTTCAAAACAAACAGCTACAGAGCAAAAAGAAACATTCCAAAATATAATTCGTAAAGCTGTTGGAAGTGATGATGAAAAATCAGAGCATTTATTTATGGAAATTCAAGAAACTCTCAATACTATAGTAGATGATCATACTACTGTTAACGGCAAAAATGCTGAACCTATAGTTTTGAGTAATGATAATATTCAAGATATTTTAATCGAAAGTGGAGTTCCTGAAGAGATCACTGCAAAGATTGAAAAATCATATACAGAAGCATTTGGAGATACTCCGCCTGTAGCAGAAAATTTAATTGATAAAAAAGCACTTGCAGCAAATGAACAAAGAAAAAAGGAAGAAAAACTTGAAAAGAAAGTACGAATATTAGAAGAAAGACTTGAAAAGACAAAACTGGATGCTTTAGCAGATTCAGAGAAAGAAGCTGCTTTAGAATCAGAAACTGAATCAGCTTTGAATAAGATCTTAGATTCAGAGCCTAATTCTGCTTTAAAGACAGAATCTGATACCATCTTAGAAGTGGCTTCTGACTCTAATTTAGATGAAAATCTTGATTCAGAAACAGCATCTGATGCAAATAATACTGAAAACTCTGAAATAGAAACTGAGGTTAGTGATGCTCCAAATTATGATATTGTACTTAATGTAAAACCTCAAAAAGTATCTCAAATAAAATCACAAATAATAGACGGAAAGAAATGTATTATAATTCCTATAGATGATGATGAACAAGCTAAAGTAAATGGCGTTAATGCTTTGCTTTAA
- a CDS encoding carbohydrate ABC transporter permease: MKKKKAFYIMTIPAVLLFFIFHTLSLLEGVFYSFTNSKGYGDWSFVGLKNYIAVFQDSNVMHAYIFTFKFAIITTIIVNILSLLIAVGLNSKIKFQNTLKSIYFIPNILGTLIVAFIFNFVFAHVIPNIGETMNISMLSKNILGDEKLAWLGIVFVAAWQSIAFNTIIYLSGLQTIDTDVYEACDIDGASSWQRFKSITFPLIAPFFTINMVLCMKGFLMVFDQVVAMTGGGPGTVTQSISYVIYNGGFNQGSFAYQSANAVIYFIVIVAISLFQLRVLEKREEKVL; this comes from the coding sequence TTGAAAAAGAAAAAAGCTTTTTATATTATGACTATACCAGCAGTTTTGTTATTCTTTATATTTCATACATTATCTCTTTTAGAAGGTGTATTTTATAGTTTTACCAATTCAAAAGGATATGGTGACTGGAGTTTTGTTGGATTAAAAAACTATATTGCAGTATTTCAAGATAGTAATGTTATGCATGCGTACATTTTTACTTTCAAATTTGCAATTATAACTACAATTATAGTAAACATATTAAGTCTTTTAATTGCTGTAGGTTTAAACTCAAAAATCAAATTTCAAAATACTTTAAAGTCAATATATTTTATTCCTAATATATTAGGAACTTTAATAGTGGCATTTATATTTAATTTTGTATTTGCTCATGTTATACCAAACATTGGAGAGACTATGAACATTTCTATGCTTAGTAAAAACATATTAGGTGATGAAAAGCTTGCATGGCTTGGAATAGTGTTTGTAGCAGCATGGCAATCAATAGCCTTTAATACAATAATATATTTATCTGGACTTCAGACAATTGATACTGATGTTTACGAAGCCTGTGATATTGATGGCGCTAGTTCATGGCAAAGATTTAAAAGCATAACATTTCCATTAATAGCACCCTTTTTCACAATTAACATGGTTTTATGTATGAAAGGATTTTTAATGGTATTTGATCAGGTTGTAGCTATGACAGGAGGAGGACCTGGAACTGTTACTCAGTCAATATCTTATGTAATTTATAACGGAGGATTTAACCAAGGAAGTTTTGCTTATCAATCTGCAAATGCTGTTATTTACTTCATCGTAATTGTAGCAATATCATTATTTCAGCTTAGAGTCCTTGAAAAGAGGGAGGAAAAAGTACTATGA